The Miscanthus floridulus cultivar M001 chromosome 17, ASM1932011v1, whole genome shotgun sequence genome has a window encoding:
- the LOC136517688 gene encoding eukaryotic translation initiation factor 3 subunit D-like, which translates to MGFDVGVVPFNPDGWGPPDVPAIPQSLGGGASIPFAPFSRSDKLGRIADWTRNPAGPAAFAAASRDSVFDFTSADDSLIAGAEDSSFRLVDAKPPPRPQRFGPKWRFNQRQQLPQRQDEEVEARRRLAEKERARRDRHFQNNRSHHHTNFRFNQPLSTAKPSVDIQPDWTMREQIPFANFTKLSFSVADQPEDLLLCGAVEFYDRAYDRVNPKAARRLERFKSRNFFKVTTTDDPVIRRLAEEDKATVFATDAILASLMCTPRSIQSWDMVVQRVGNKLFLDKRDGSQLDLLTVNETAQEQLPENKDDINSAHSLAVEATYINQNFSQQVLHRNGEKVTFDEPNPFASEGEEAASVGYRYRRWKLNDEISLVARCEVHAVNVDPSGGRQFITLNALNEFDPKITGVDWRQKLETQRGAVLATELKNNANKLARWTAQALLAGADMMKLGYVSRVNPRDHYNHSVLTVMGYKPRDFAAQINLNTANMWGIVKSIVDICMKFEEGKYVFVKDPAKPQVRIYEVPSDAFENDYVEEPLPEEEQVRPLGEVDATAEEMDAVAEAEANNASSANGGEGEKSADATVA; encoded by the coding sequence ATGGGCTTCGACGTGGGCGTCGTCCCGTTCAACCCCGACGGATGGGGCCCTCCTGACGTCCCGGCGATTCCGCAGTCCCTGGGAGGCGGCGCCTCCATCCCCTTCGCGCCCTTCTCCCGCTCCGACAAGCTGGGCCGCATCGCCGACTGGACGCGCAACCCCGCCGGTCCCGCCGCCTTCGCCGCGGCCTCCCGGGATTCCGTCTTCGACTTCACCTCCGCCGACGACTCGCTCATCGCCGGGGCCGAGGACTCCTCGTTCCGCCTCGTCGACGCtaagccgccgccgcggccgcaacGGTTCGGCCCCAAGTGGCGCTTCAACCAGCGCCAGCAGCTCCCGCAGCGCCAAGATGAGGAGGTGGAGGCGCGCCGCCGCTTGGCCGAGAAGGAGCGCGCACGCCGCGACCGCCACTTCCAGAACAACCGCTCACATCACCACACCAACTTCCGGTTCAACCAACCCTTGTCGACGGCCAAGCCTTCCGTCGACATCCAGCCCGACTGGACCATGCGCGAGCAGATTCCCTTCGCCAACTTCACCAAGCTCTCCTtctccgtcgccgaccagcccGAGGATCTCCTCTTATGTGGCGCCGTCGAGTTCTACGATCGGGCCTATGACCGTGTCAACCCCAAGGCCGCGCGCCGTCTCGAGCGCTTCAAGTCCCGCAACTTCTTCAAGGTCACCACCACCGACGACCCTGTCATCCGCcgccttgccgaggaggacaaaGCCACGGTGTTCGCGACTGATGCCATCCTCGCCTCTCTCATGTGCACGCCCCGCAGCATCCAATCATGGGACATGGTCGTCCAGCGCGTGGGCAACAAGCTGTTCCTTGACAAGCGTGATGGCTCCCAGCTGGACCTGCTCACTGTCAATGAGACTGCGCAGGAGCAGCTTCCTGAGAACAAGGATGACATCAACTCAGCGCACTCGCTCGCTGTTGAGGCCACCTACATCAACCAGAACTTCTCACAGCAGGTGCTGCACCGCAATGGTGAGAAGGTTACCTTTGATGAGCCCAACCCATTTGCTTCTGAGGGTGAGGAGGCAGCATCTGTTGGCTACCGCTACCGCCGCTGGAAGCTGAATGATGAGATCAGCCTTGTTGCTCGCTGTGAGGTGCATGCTGTCAATGTTGATCCAAGTGGTGGTCGCCAGTTTATTACCCTCAATGCCCTAAATGAGTTTGATCCAAAGATTACCGGTGTTGACTGGAGGCAGAAGCTTGAGACCCAGCGTGGAGCTGTCCTTGCTACAGAGCTCAAGAACAATGCGAACAAGCTTGCTCGCTGGACTGCCCAGGCTTTGCTTGCTGGTGCTGACATGATGAAGTTGGGCTATGTGTCACGTGTGAACCCCCGTGATCACTACAACCATTCTGTGCTCACTGTGATGGGGTACAAGCCAAGGGATTTTGCCGCACAGATCAACCTGAACACTGCAAACATGTGGGGAATCGTCAAGTCAATTGTGGACATTTGCATGAAGTTTGAAGAGGGCAAGTATGTGTTTGTAAAAGATCCAGCAAAGCCACAGGTGAGGATCTATGAGGTGCCATCTGATGCGTTTGAGAATGATTATGTTGAAGAGCCACTTCCAGAGGAGGAACAGGTTCGCCCGCTTGGAGAAGTTGATGCCACTGCAGAGGAAATGGATGCTGTTGCTGAGGCAGAGGCCAACAATGCATCTTCTGCTAATGGTGGTGAGGGTGAGAAGAGTGCAGATGCCACTGTTGCTTGA